Proteins from one Gimesia maris genomic window:
- a CDS encoding DUF1559 domain-containing protein, which yields MKALFLKRRQGFTLIELLVVIAIIAILIALLLPAVQQAREAARRSSCKNNLKQIGLALHNYHDTFRTFPPATIRRKGATSEWETSMIGWQARILPYMDQAPLFNKINWSVEPGSGGTANTEARNYEIPAYRCPSDPGNRGTTGQSSFGPTNYVTCTANSGGYAAGGSTYQNNGRSIMFLNSKTQIKDIEDGTSNTMLSSECIVGHPYSNVNATSGTVCTGTANQKQRGFSWFYAQAMYAWSYTTLIGPNSDLMECAQSTGGTALLGSRSKHVGGVHTLFADGRIRFVSENIHLGTWQDLGNKADGNVVGEY from the coding sequence ATGAAAGCGTTATTTCTGAAGCGTCGCCAGGGATTTACTTTAATTGAATTGCTGGTCGTCATCGCCATTATCGCCATTCTGATCGCACTGCTGCTGCCAGCTGTGCAACAGGCTCGTGAAGCAGCCCGCCGTTCCAGTTGTAAGAACAACCTGAAGCAGATCGGTCTGGCTTTACACAATTATCACGATACCTTTCGCACTTTCCCTCCAGCGACCATCCGCCGCAAGGGGGCTACCAGCGAATGGGAAACCAGCATGATCGGCTGGCAGGCCCGCATTCTGCCTTACATGGATCAGGCACCCCTGTTTAATAAAATCAACTGGAGTGTTGAGCCGGGTAGTGGCGGCACTGCCAATACGGAAGCACGGAATTATGAAATTCCCGCTTATCGCTGCCCCAGTGATCCAGGTAACCGCGGAACGACCGGCCAGTCCAGCTTTGGTCCCACCAACTATGTCACCTGCACTGCGAACAGCGGAGGCTATGCGGCCGGCGGTTCGACCTATCAGAACAACGGTCGTTCGATCATGTTTCTGAACAGCAAGACTCAGATCAAGGACATCGAAGACGGAACTTCCAACACCATGTTGTCTTCCGAGTGTATTGTGGGCCATCCCTATTCTAACGTTAACGCGACATCCGGTACTGTCTGCACTGGAACTGCCAATCAGAAGCAGCGTGGCTTTTCCTGGTTTTATGCCCAGGCCATGTACGCCTGGAGTTATACGACGCTGATCGGTCCCAATTCAGATCTAATGGAATGTGCCCAGAGCACCGGCGGAACAGCACTGCTGGGCTCGCGCAGTAAGCACGTGGGTGGCGTTCACACCCTGTTTGCTGACGGGCGTATTCGCTTCGTCTCTGAGAACATTCACCTGGGTACCTGGCAGGACCTGGGAAATAAAGCGGATGGAAATGTGGTCGGCGAATATTAA
- the pyrF gene encoding orotidine-5'-phosphate decarboxylase, with product MHHFSDRLNAAIQKKKTPALVGLDPRFDWLPADIVSNANRNHHTQAEIVAAAFEEFCLRIIDVVAPLVPAVKPQAAFFEEWGPAGCAALQRVILKAREAGLVVICDAKRGDIGSTAEAYARGYLAGENPDSAIWAADCLTVNPYLGSDTLEPFVNIAIERGAGIYVLVRTSNPGAGTFQDRKTDGTNLYECVAAAVEELAVKTKGAGNYGSIGAVVGATYPEELNQLRALMPHTPLLVPGYGSQGAGAGDVAGAFDNQGLGAIINSSRGINFAIRKAPYSEKFAPQEWEQAVEVATIDMIADLANHTPAGKLQ from the coding sequence ATGCACCATTTTTCCGATCGACTCAATGCGGCCATCCAGAAGAAGAAAACCCCCGCCCTGGTCGGCCTCGATCCCCGCTTTGACTGGCTTCCCGCCGACATTGTCAGCAACGCGAACAGGAATCATCACACCCAGGCGGAGATCGTCGCTGCTGCCTTTGAAGAGTTCTGCCTCCGCATTATTGATGTCGTTGCGCCACTGGTTCCCGCCGTCAAACCACAGGCTGCTTTTTTCGAAGAATGGGGGCCCGCCGGTTGCGCTGCCCTGCAGCGGGTCATCCTGAAAGCGCGCGAAGCAGGACTGGTCGTGATCTGTGATGCCAAGCGGGGCGACATCGGTTCGACAGCAGAAGCGTATGCCCGCGGCTACCTCGCCGGAGAAAATCCCGATTCTGCCATCTGGGCCGCCGACTGCCTGACGGTGAATCCCTACCTGGGGAGTGACACTCTGGAACCATTCGTGAATATCGCCATCGAACGGGGCGCCGGCATTTATGTCCTCGTCCGAACGAGTAACCCTGGTGCAGGCACCTTTCAGGATCGTAAAACCGACGGTACGAATCTCTACGAATGTGTGGCCGCCGCGGTCGAAGAGCTGGCGGTCAAAACCAAAGGAGCAGGTAACTACGGTTCCATCGGCGCGGTCGTCGGTGCCACCTATCCCGAAGAACTTAATCAGCTCCGCGCACTCATGCCGCACACTCCCCTGCTCGTTCCCGGGTATGGCAGCCAGGGCGCGGGAGCCGGCGATGTCGCGGGTGCCTTTGACAATCAGGGACTGGGCGCGATCATCAACAGCTCACGCGGCATCAACTTCGCGATCCGCAAAGCCCCCTATTCGGAAAAGTTCGCTCCCCAGGAATGGGAACAGGCGGTCGAAGTCGCCACGATTGACATGATTGCCGACCTCGCGAATCACACACCCGCGGGTAAACTGCAATGA
- a CDS encoding HpcH/HpaI aldolase family protein, with amino-acid sequence MKKNPVKAALREGKPQVGTWLSSGDIMMTRLMARVGFPWLTVDMEHSPIDWSQAAHLFGAIADAGCVPLCRVPLGKYELIKRALDAGAHGIVAPMINTVKQAKEVIDAVKYPPLGNRSVGGVLHAMNFDATAGDYYKHANDEILVILQTESPEGVENAEEIYSLEGVDAIFVGPNDLTFQMSKKNGVHPAPDELEAMLQKILETGKKTGTPVGLHVQTIEAVQQRIEEGWRFIACGSEVKFMVNDAQRIVSGLNLKAEAADLARY; translated from the coding sequence ATGAAAAAGAATCCGGTCAAGGCGGCGTTGCGTGAAGGAAAACCCCAGGTAGGAACTTGGCTTTCTTCGGGGGATATCATGATGACCCGGTTGATGGCCCGCGTAGGCTTTCCCTGGCTGACAGTTGATATGGAGCATTCTCCCATCGACTGGTCGCAAGCCGCGCATCTGTTCGGTGCGATTGCGGATGCGGGTTGTGTTCCTCTGTGCCGCGTTCCTCTGGGGAAATATGAATTGATCAAGCGGGCGCTCGACGCCGGGGCACATGGAATTGTCGCACCCATGATCAACACGGTCAAACAGGCTAAAGAGGTGATCGATGCGGTCAAGTACCCGCCATTAGGGAACCGCTCTGTGGGTGGCGTGCTGCATGCGATGAACTTCGATGCGACTGCCGGCGATTATTACAAACATGCCAACGATGAGATCCTGGTCATTCTGCAAACCGAATCTCCCGAAGGGGTCGAGAACGCGGAAGAGATTTACAGCCTGGAAGGCGTGGATGCGATCTTCGTGGGACCGAATGACCTGACCTTTCAGATGAGCAAAAAAAACGGCGTGCATCCTGCTCCCGATGAACTGGAAGCGATGCTGCAGAAGATTCTGGAAACCGGCAAGAAAACCGGGACTCCCGTCGGCCTGCATGTGCAGACCATCGAAGCCGTCCAGCAGCGAATCGAAGAAGGCTGGCGGTTCATCGCGTGTGGCAGTGAAGTGAAATTCATGGTCAACGATGCCCAGCGGATTGTGAGCGGTTTGAACCTCAAAGCCGAAGCAGCCGACCTGGCACGCTATTAA
- a CDS encoding cupin domain-containing protein, with protein sequence MIPDITNLLTPQVTPPNEELFEHLFRGQSCRVERIVSTGQATREGQWYDQEHAEWVILLSGSAVLRFEGETEGRTLIPGDAVNIPPHCRHRVDATAADRESVWLAIHYEPVENG encoded by the coding sequence ATGATTCCCGACATTACCAACCTGCTTACCCCGCAAGTCACACCCCCGAACGAAGAACTCTTCGAACATCTCTTCCGTGGCCAGTCGTGCCGCGTGGAGCGGATTGTGTCTACCGGTCAGGCGACGCGTGAGGGACAATGGTACGATCAGGAGCATGCCGAATGGGTGATTTTACTCTCGGGATCGGCGGTACTGCGATTTGAGGGAGAAACCGAAGGACGGACACTGATTCCCGGGGATGCAGTGAACATTCCCCCGCATTGTCGTCATCGGGTCGACGCGACGGCCGCAGATCGGGAAAGCGTTTGGCTTGCAATCCACTATGAGCCTGTCGAGAATGGGTAG
- a CDS encoding radical SAM/SPASM domain-containing protein yields MLEILSPYHFSQQRAEYDAGIARMRHSHYLDYPRHVHLETLARCNASCNFCPYPNLNRKHTKMSDELIDKVLNELTEIPPEMNFQISPFKVSEPFLDTRLFDTLEKINRLLPQAKIALTSNASAITEDKLETLQDVKNIGYLWISFNDHREDEYERVMGLKYQRTIQRLEMIHDIFADGDVYFPVVLSRVGDGTAADQEFVEWCSINYPLFKSSVFPRMAWTGQVEGLVVNEVPNMGCERWFELSITATGEVAHCCADGQAEYPIGNVNDQHVLEIYNSPEYRKLRESTVSRLSVSPCNKCTFM; encoded by the coding sequence ATGCTGGAAATTCTCAGCCCTTATCACTTCAGCCAACAACGCGCCGAGTATGATGCCGGGATTGCCCGGATGCGTCATTCTCATTACCTGGACTATCCCCGCCACGTGCATCTGGAGACGCTGGCACGGTGTAATGCGAGCTGTAATTTCTGCCCGTATCCGAATTTGAATCGCAAGCATACGAAGATGAGTGATGAGCTCATTGATAAAGTGCTGAATGAACTGACCGAGATTCCGCCGGAAATGAACTTTCAGATCTCGCCATTCAAAGTCAGCGAGCCTTTTCTGGATACGCGACTGTTTGACACGCTGGAAAAAATCAACCGGTTATTGCCACAGGCGAAGATCGCGCTGACTTCCAATGCGTCGGCAATCACGGAAGACAAGCTGGAAACGCTGCAGGATGTGAAGAACATCGGCTATCTCTGGATCTCGTTTAATGACCATCGCGAAGATGAGTACGAGCGTGTGATGGGGTTGAAGTATCAGCGAACCATTCAGCGTCTGGAAATGATTCACGATATATTTGCCGATGGCGATGTTTATTTTCCGGTGGTGCTCTCGCGCGTGGGTGACGGCACAGCGGCCGATCAGGAATTTGTGGAGTGGTGCAGTATCAACTATCCGCTGTTCAAATCGAGTGTGTTCCCCCGGATGGCCTGGACCGGACAGGTTGAAGGCTTAGTTGTCAATGAAGTCCCCAACATGGGTTGCGAGCGCTGGTTTGAACTGTCGATTACGGCAACGGGTGAAGTCGCCCACTGCTGTGCCGACGGGCAGGCGGAATATCCCATCGGCAACGTGAATGACCAGCATGTGCTGGAAATTTACAACTCTCCCGAATATCGAAAATTGAGAGAGTCTACCGTATCGCGCCTGAGCGTGTCTCCCTGCAATAAATGCACATTCATGTGA
- a CDS encoding mandelate racemase/muconate lactonizing enzyme family protein — protein sequence MKITGVDTFLVDVPLQTPVSPYQSRYICSTSTGALLIRMETDAGIIGWGETPQRLSFQNATSFTDEEADYFRPILLGKDPTDISALYADWGIEEPYLQSLVEMACWDILGKQAGLPLHRLLGGLYRERVEVTCCMGIRGPEEAATISKHYVDLGFSTLKTKAGRSPEEDLAMVRAIREATGDRLNLRIDPNMGYTPEVALQLARDLEPYDLQYFEQPMHKDLLQESAEIRQQTTTPLALNESVTTMENVRKILELDAAQYLLPDTYQCGGIWAVKLVGEVAASAGVPCIFHCAHDLGLRTATMLHMAASSPNFPLANDCTYYSLENDIICEPFEIKEGTIAVPTKPGLGVEIDEAMLKRYLVKSSVK from the coding sequence ATGAAAATCACAGGCGTCGATACGTTTCTGGTAGATGTCCCCCTGCAGACTCCCGTTTCTCCCTATCAGTCCCGCTATATCTGCTCTACGAGCACCGGTGCCCTGCTGATCCGCATGGAAACGGATGCCGGCATCATTGGCTGGGGCGAAACTCCACAACGGCTCTCGTTTCAGAATGCAACGAGTTTTACCGACGAGGAAGCCGACTACTTTCGACCGATACTGCTGGGAAAAGACCCGACTGACATCTCGGCTCTCTACGCCGACTGGGGCATAGAAGAACCCTATCTGCAGTCACTGGTCGAAATGGCCTGCTGGGACATCCTGGGCAAACAGGCGGGACTCCCCCTGCATCGTCTGCTGGGCGGTCTGTATCGGGAGCGTGTGGAAGTCACCTGCTGTATGGGCATTCGTGGCCCGGAAGAAGCGGCCACTATTTCAAAGCATTATGTCGATCTCGGTTTCTCTACACTCAAAACCAAAGCGGGTCGTTCGCCGGAAGAAGACCTGGCGATGGTCCGCGCGATTCGCGAAGCGACCGGCGACCGGTTGAATCTCCGCATCGATCCCAACATGGGCTATACACCCGAAGTCGCTCTGCAGCTGGCCCGCGATCTGGAACCCTATGACTTGCAATACTTCGAACAGCCGATGCACAAAGACCTGCTGCAGGAATCCGCCGAGATCCGCCAGCAAACCACCACGCCGCTGGCACTCAATGAATCGGTGACCACCATGGAAAACGTCCGCAAGATCTTAGAACTGGACGCCGCCCAGTACCTGCTGCCCGACACTTATCAGTGTGGCGGCATCTGGGCCGTCAAACTCGTCGGCGAAGTCGCGGCTTCTGCAGGCGTCCCCTGTATCTTCCACTGCGCCCACGACCTGGGCCTCCGCACTGCCACCATGCTGCACATGGCGGCTTCTTCCCCTAATTTCCCCCTCGCCAATGACTGCACCTATTACAGTCTGGAGAACGATATCATTTGCGAGCCGTTTGAAATCAAAGAGGGCACGATCGCAGTACCGACGAAACCAGGGTTAGGGGTGGAGATTGATGAAGCGATGCTGAAACGGTATCTGGTTAAGAGTTCGGTGAAGTGA
- a CDS encoding DNA-3-methyladenine glycosylase family protein — translation MNDHAATFLKASKHLSKADPLLKPVINSIGPCPLKPYRYRFALLLRSIVSQQISTSAARTIYLRLHALTGKGQPTAEKVMQLSHEQLRSVGLSNQKATYVRHLAEMVMQNKVRLHKMHLLSDEDVTSELIQVKGIGVWTAQMFLMFGLCRPDIFPHDDLGIQNGIQKIYELKTRPDKQTCIEIAQRWQPYRTVASWYCWRILEMETPDGPW, via the coding sequence ATGAACGATCACGCCGCGACATTCCTGAAAGCGTCAAAACATCTGAGCAAGGCAGACCCGCTGCTGAAACCTGTGATCAACAGCATCGGCCCCTGCCCGCTCAAACCATATCGTTACCGCTTCGCACTCCTGTTGCGCTCGATTGTCTCACAACAGATCTCTACTTCGGCTGCCCGCACGATCTATCTTCGACTGCACGCCTTGACCGGCAAAGGCCAGCCGACGGCAGAAAAAGTCATGCAGCTTTCACACGAACAATTGCGATCAGTCGGTCTGTCCAATCAGAAAGCGACCTACGTGCGACACCTGGCCGAAATGGTTATGCAGAATAAAGTCCGCCTGCATAAAATGCATCTGCTGAGCGACGAGGATGTCACCAGCGAACTGATTCAGGTCAAAGGCATCGGCGTCTGGACCGCGCAGATGTTTCTGATGTTCGGCCTCTGTCGTCCCGACATCTTTCCCCACGATGACCTGGGCATTCAGAACGGGATCCAGAAAATCTACGAACTGAAAACCCGCCCCGACAAACAGACCTGTATTGAAATCGCCCAGCGCTGGCAGCCTTATCGTACAGTTGCCAGCTGGTACTGCTGGCGTATCCTGGAAATGGAAACTCCGGACGGTCCCTGGTAA
- a CDS encoding YhdH/YhfP family quinone oxidoreductase yields MQNSVSCFQVNKNEQKEITGGLQPVPSDDLPSGDVTIRVVYSSINYKDALAATGHPGVVRNFPHIPGIDAAGYVVESKSDQFQVGDAVIVTSYELGVERWGGWSEFIRVKPEWVVPLPAGLTPKESMILGTAGLTAAMCVNSLIQHEIPTDPGNVLVTGASGGVGSFALSLLKRAGFHPVAVTGKPSAALRLVELGAREVIGRDELEDDSKKPLLKARWSAAIDTVGGSILSNVIRSIQPNGCVAACGNAGGAELDLTVFPFILRGITLDGIDSAWYPIEKRTTLWQKLATDWKLPDLDSRAEIIPLEQVQDTVNAMLKGEHQERTIIQIGAE; encoded by the coding sequence ATGCAAAATTCAGTCTCCTGCTTTCAAGTCAACAAAAACGAACAGAAAGAAATCACAGGGGGCCTGCAGCCAGTCCCTTCTGATGATCTCCCCTCGGGCGATGTGACGATCCGCGTAGTTTATTCCTCCATTAACTATAAAGACGCGCTCGCTGCGACCGGGCATCCTGGTGTCGTGAGAAACTTCCCGCATATCCCCGGCATTGATGCCGCCGGCTATGTAGTCGAATCAAAGTCGGATCAATTTCAAGTCGGCGATGCGGTGATCGTCACCAGTTATGAACTGGGCGTCGAACGCTGGGGCGGCTGGTCTGAATTCATTCGCGTCAAACCAGAGTGGGTGGTCCCCTTGCCTGCGGGACTGACGCCAAAAGAATCCATGATCCTCGGCACCGCCGGCCTGACCGCCGCCATGTGTGTCAATAGCCTGATTCAACATGAGATCCCCACAGATCCGGGAAATGTGCTTGTCACCGGTGCTTCCGGCGGAGTCGGCTCATTCGCCTTGTCGCTGCTCAAACGCGCTGGCTTTCATCCGGTAGCTGTCACCGGGAAACCTTCCGCAGCCCTCCGCCTGGTTGAGCTGGGAGCCCGCGAAGTCATCGGACGCGATGAACTTGAGGACGATTCAAAAAAGCCGCTGCTCAAAGCCCGCTGGTCTGCCGCTATTGACACGGTAGGCGGTTCGATCCTGAGCAACGTCATTCGCTCAATTCAACCCAATGGCTGCGTCGCCGCCTGTGGGAACGCGGGCGGTGCAGAACTCGACCTGACCGTCTTCCCTTTCATTCTGCGGGGCATCACCCTGGACGGCATCGACTCAGCGTGGTACCCGATTGAGAAACGAACAACACTCTGGCAGAAACTGGCGACCGACTGGAAACTGCCAGACCTCGACTCCCGCGCGGAAATCATCCCGCTGGAACAGGTTCAGGATACCGTCAATGCGATGCTCAAAGGAGAACACCAGGAACGCACGATCATTCAGATCGGTGCCGAGTAA
- a CDS encoding CocE/NonD family hydrolase — MISRFVFRSQLRLTVSGFLFCLLITSSAFAAGGPYAVEVRKNVMVPMRDGVKLATDIYLPVEDGDVLDQKLPTILERRPYNKNGCKSSGTYYASHGYAFVAQDTRGRYGSEGVWHMLTDDGVDGVDTAAWIGKQPWSNAEIGMIGTSYVGGTQHALAMERAPELKTVIPVDAMSNLGYASMRNGGAFELRFWNWIYLNAGKGSRQSHDPGTAAVLKEMAENRVQYLFQLPLRKGTTPMKLASEYEDWLIAGMQHGANDDFWKQNNIIDYPEQYKDIPVYLVSGWYDSWSSNNTANFQALSKTIKGPVYMIMGPWIHGRQGSHSHGQVTFGKEAAIADPLGWRKEWYDHWLKGIDNNVGTAAPFETPVRIFVMGTGDGSRNQDGKLNHGGYWRNESEWPLKRTVYTKYHLQPEGGLSTQAPKAEQAATTFLFNPADPVPTIGGNISSGNDILVQGGWDQKGSEHIWNWTQPIPLSARKDVIVFQTEPLAEDLEVTGELTVKLWISSDAKDTDFTAKLIDVYPPSSDFPGGFDLNIGDGIIRTRFRDSLKTEKLMEPGTIYPVTIKLYPTSNVFKKGHRIRVDISSSNFPRFDINPNTGEPLNNNRRTQTANNTIYHDAEHPSHIVLPVIPAKN, encoded by the coding sequence ATGATTTCCCGCTTTGTTTTTCGTTCTCAGCTGCGGCTGACGGTTTCCGGTTTTCTCTTCTGCCTGCTCATCACTTCATCTGCGTTTGCCGCCGGTGGTCCGTATGCGGTGGAAGTGCGCAAGAACGTGATGGTCCCCATGCGGGATGGCGTGAAGCTGGCGACCGATATTTATCTCCCCGTGGAAGATGGCGACGTACTCGATCAGAAACTTCCCACCATTCTGGAACGTCGACCTTACAACAAAAACGGCTGTAAATCGTCGGGCACCTATTATGCTTCACATGGCTATGCCTTCGTGGCGCAGGACACCCGCGGCCGCTACGGTTCGGAAGGCGTCTGGCATATGCTGACTGATGACGGCGTGGACGGTGTGGATACCGCAGCCTGGATCGGGAAACAGCCCTGGTCGAATGCAGAGATCGGCATGATTGGCACATCCTATGTCGGCGGGACACAACACGCGTTGGCGATGGAAAGAGCACCCGAACTCAAAACGGTCATCCCTGTAGATGCGATGTCCAACTTGGGTTATGCCAGCATGCGAAACGGAGGGGCGTTTGAACTGCGATTCTGGAACTGGATCTACCTCAACGCCGGCAAAGGGAGTCGTCAGTCACACGATCCCGGCACTGCGGCCGTCCTCAAGGAAATGGCAGAGAACCGCGTGCAGTACCTGTTTCAGCTCCCGCTTCGCAAAGGGACGACCCCGATGAAGCTGGCGTCCGAATACGAAGACTGGCTCATCGCCGGTATGCAGCATGGTGCCAACGATGATTTCTGGAAGCAGAACAACATCATCGATTACCCCGAACAATACAAAGACATTCCCGTGTACCTGGTGAGTGGCTGGTACGATTCCTGGAGCAGCAATAACACGGCGAACTTCCAGGCGCTCTCAAAAACCATTAAAGGTCCCGTGTATATGATCATGGGTCCCTGGATTCACGGTCGGCAAGGCTCTCATTCCCATGGACAGGTCACTTTCGGCAAAGAAGCCGCGATCGCTGATCCCCTGGGCTGGCGGAAGGAGTGGTACGACCACTGGCTCAAAGGCATCGATAACAATGTGGGGACCGCTGCTCCCTTTGAAACGCCGGTCCGCATTTTTGTGATGGGCACCGGCGACGGTTCCAGAAACCAGGACGGCAAACTCAATCATGGCGGCTACTGGCGCAATGAAAGTGAATGGCCGCTGAAACGTACCGTTTACACGAAATACCATCTGCAGCCGGAAGGTGGGCTCTCTACTCAGGCCCCGAAAGCCGAGCAGGCTGCGACCACCTTTCTGTTTAATCCTGCCGACCCGGTCCCCACGATTGGCGGCAACATCTCCAGCGGTAACGACATCCTCGTACAGGGAGGCTGGGATCAGAAAGGGAGCGAGCACATCTGGAACTGGACACAGCCGATTCCGCTTTCCGCCCGCAAAGATGTGATCGTGTTTCAGACCGAACCACTGGCAGAAGATCTCGAAGTCACCGGCGAACTGACCGTCAAACTCTGGATCTCATCCGATGCGAAAGACACCGACTTCACCGCTAAACTCATCGACGTGTACCCTCCCAGTTCTGATTTCCCGGGCGGCTTCGATCTTAACATCGGCGATGGCATCATTCGCACCCGCTTCCGCGATTCGCTCAAGACCGAAAAACTGATGGAGCCCGGCACGATCTATCCTGTGACGATCAAACTCTATCCGACTTCGAATGTCTTTAAGAAAGGGCATCGCATCCGCGTTGATATCTCCAGCAGCAACTTCCCCCGCTTCGATATCAACCCCAATACAGGCGAACCGCTGAATAATAACCGCCGTACGCAGACGGCCAATAACACGATCTATCACGACGCAGAACATCCCTCGCACATCGTACTGCCGGTAATTCCTGCGAAGAATTAG
- a CDS encoding ion transporter, which produces MKQRLKQIIEDSDTKAGKTFDLTIQAIIVLSLICFSIETLPDLSDESRTLLHVIEVISVIIFTVEYLARVSVASDKTAFIFSFFGIIDLLAVLPFYLSTGLDLRSLRSFRLLRLVRILKLARYSAAAKRFHRAFLIAKEELALFLFASMIVLYLAAVGIYHFENPAQPEEFSSVFHSLWWAVSTLTTVGYGDIYPVTAGGKMFTFCILVVGLGIVSIPAGLVASALSKAREMEL; this is translated from the coding sequence ATGAAACAGCGGTTAAAACAGATTATCGAAGACTCAGACACAAAAGCAGGCAAAACATTTGATCTTACGATTCAAGCGATTATCGTTTTGTCGCTGATCTGCTTCTCCATCGAAACTCTGCCTGACCTTTCGGATGAGAGTAGAACGCTGCTGCATGTCATCGAAGTAATCAGCGTTATTATCTTTACCGTAGAATATCTGGCACGCGTCAGTGTTGCCTCAGACAAGACTGCATTTATCTTCTCATTTTTCGGTATCATCGACTTACTGGCGGTACTTCCGTTTTATCTCAGTACAGGACTGGATCTCAGATCACTCAGGTCATTTCGGTTACTGCGACTGGTTCGGATTCTAAAGCTGGCCCGGTACAGTGCTGCTGCAAAGCGATTCCATCGTGCCTTTCTGATAGCCAAAGAAGAGCTGGCTTTATTTCTATTTGCCAGCATGATTGTGCTTTATCTCGCAGCAGTGGGCATTTATCACTTTGAAAACCCCGCTCAACCAGAGGAATTCAGTTCTGTCTTTCATAGTCTGTGGTGGGCTGTTTCCACTCTGACAACTGTCGGGTACGGCGATATTTATCCTGTTACTGCAGGGGGCAAAATGTTTACGTTCTGTATTCTTGTTGTGGGCCTGGGGATTGTTTCTATTCCTGCGGGCCTGGTGGCATCGGCACTGTCCAAGGCCCGGGAGATGGAATTATGA
- a CDS encoding rhamnogalacturonan acetylesterase, with translation MPQLIHRIHFTLTITLLVSLLSLTAQADAAPPVRILMIGDSTMATYNNPPKDRPDMTGWGQIFGEYFTDDATILNHAASGRSSSSFIREGRWKKGLAEKPDYLFIQFGHNDCPGKGDRETDPATTFQQYLNQYINEARAANIKPILVTPMTRRRFQNGQIWTILRPYADAMLKVGKEQNVPVIDLHKKSVALFNQLGDAGSNDFSASKSDRTHFSRKGALEIARLVAEEIPATVPELKPYLKQPTPGKD, from the coding sequence ATGCCTCAACTTATTCACCGCATTCACTTTACACTGACCATAACTCTTCTGGTCAGCCTGCTGTCATTGACAGCGCAAGCCGATGCAGCACCGCCAGTCCGGATCCTGATGATCGGCGATTCCACCATGGCGACCTATAACAATCCTCCCAAAGACCGGCCCGACATGACAGGCTGGGGCCAGATCTTTGGCGAGTACTTTACCGACGATGCCACCATCCTGAACCACGCCGCCTCCGGGCGCAGTTCCAGCAGTTTCATCAGGGAAGGACGCTGGAAAAAAGGGCTCGCGGAAAAACCCGACTACCTCTTCATTCAGTTTGGCCATAACGACTGTCCCGGCAAAGGAGACCGCGAAACCGATCCCGCTACCACCTTTCAGCAGTACCTGAATCAGTACATCAATGAAGCACGGGCCGCGAATATCAAACCGATCCTGGTCACCCCCATGACGCGCAGGCGCTTTCAAAATGGACAGATCTGGACCATCCTGCGACCTTATGCAGACGCCATGCTCAAAGTCGGTAAAGAGCAGAACGTTCCCGTAATCGACCTGCATAAAAAAAGTGTGGCACTGTTCAATCAACTGGGAGACGCAGGCAGCAATGACTTCAGCGCCAGTAAATCCGATCGCACCCACTTCTCACGCAAAGGAGCACTCGAAATTGCCAGGCTGGTCGCAGAAGAAATTCCCGCGACGGTTCCCGAATTGAAACCTTACCTGAAACAACCCACGCCCGGAAAAGACTGA